The Nonlabens spongiae genome contains a region encoding:
- a CDS encoding tetratricopeptide repeat-containing sensor histidine kinase: MLSLLLTFLTLHAQDHPLQSQIDSLNLKIESQKGAQQLQAIKQLAKIYSDPVNPKLDSLTLRGLQIARELGDMNTAASMATKQIAFKFRILNRPELAVPTFEDFYPQLVKVSNDSTKAQFLLESAHLFAFSPMPEKSLDLSNEGLEIDGATIFQKGSFHHAKALALSNSGQFAIASDQAQKALKLFDDEHITEKIEIRGLLSTLYSRIGLNDLAIEENNAAIKMARELDNPRLLLSFYFNQATNYLHKNDHSNRIESLKKSLYHARRLPDPSIIEPRILGATIHAHLDADQLETALRYHDTLQSRPPFYIEGPNAGGYQLVLGKFAFAKADYQTAIEKFEKARPAIMSSPDYYDKIEFLTALKKIYKAAGKYRNQAVVADELATIKDSILNVQRTQGLTFYQTKYEQSKRDATIAAQRDEISYLDAQKRIRDLWLLLGAVGLITIFGIVFFIRHRKTQKEKQKLQRAFTQDLIQSIESERRRISSQLHDSVGQSLLVLKNNMKQDGNQKDVALMEQTIDEVRNMSHKMHPYQFGELGLMASIDQLVAQLNESSNIFYTFEDQTNGTTVDPDRGILMYRMLQESLQNVEKHSHAAACKVTATTMGQTLSITVTDNGNGFDVAAAGMKTLGLQTLEERATMIGAQLTIDSELNKGTTVTIKAPHHV; this comes from the coding sequence GTGTTAAGTCTATTACTGACTTTTCTTACACTGCATGCGCAAGATCACCCACTGCAATCTCAAATAGATAGTCTTAACCTAAAAATCGAAAGTCAGAAGGGAGCCCAGCAACTGCAGGCTATCAAGCAGTTAGCAAAAATATACAGTGATCCCGTAAACCCTAAACTCGATAGCCTTACCCTACGCGGCTTGCAAATTGCTCGTGAATTAGGAGATATGAATACCGCAGCGAGTATGGCAACAAAGCAAATCGCATTCAAATTCAGAATCTTAAACCGTCCTGAACTGGCCGTACCCACGTTTGAAGATTTTTATCCTCAATTGGTCAAAGTAAGTAATGACTCCACAAAAGCGCAATTTCTATTAGAAAGTGCCCATTTATTTGCATTTTCTCCCATGCCTGAAAAATCACTGGATTTGTCAAATGAGGGGTTGGAAATTGATGGTGCTACTATTTTCCAAAAAGGCTCATTTCATCACGCTAAAGCACTGGCTTTATCGAACTCAGGACAATTTGCTATTGCTTCAGATCAGGCTCAGAAAGCATTAAAATTGTTTGATGACGAGCACATCACAGAAAAAATCGAGATTAGAGGACTGTTGAGCACACTCTATTCACGTATCGGGTTGAACGATCTTGCCATTGAAGAAAATAATGCGGCAATCAAGATGGCTCGCGAACTGGATAATCCCAGACTCCTATTAAGTTTTTATTTCAACCAAGCGACAAATTATCTTCATAAAAATGATCATTCAAACCGGATTGAATCCCTTAAAAAATCGCTATATCATGCTCGCAGATTGCCAGACCCCAGTATCATCGAGCCGCGTATCCTGGGCGCGACCATCCATGCCCACTTAGATGCAGATCAATTAGAAACGGCACTGCGGTACCACGACACCTTGCAATCACGCCCACCCTTTTACATAGAAGGTCCTAATGCTGGAGGCTATCAGTTGGTTTTAGGTAAGTTCGCTTTCGCGAAAGCGGACTATCAAACAGCTATAGAAAAGTTTGAAAAAGCACGACCTGCTATAATGAGCAGCCCAGATTACTACGATAAAATAGAATTTTTAACGGCGCTGAAAAAAATTTACAAAGCTGCAGGAAAGTATAGAAACCAGGCGGTAGTTGCTGATGAATTAGCTACAATCAAAGATTCCATATTAAATGTGCAACGTACCCAAGGATTAACTTTTTATCAAACCAAATATGAGCAGTCAAAAAGAGACGCCACTATTGCAGCACAACGTGATGAAATTAGTTATCTGGATGCGCAGAAGAGAATTCGGGATCTGTGGCTATTGCTGGGAGCGGTGGGACTGATTACGATTTTTGGAATCGTTTTTTTCATAAGACACCGTAAAACCCAGAAAGAAAAACAAAAGTTACAGCGCGCTTTTACACAAGACTTAATCCAGTCCATTGAGTCTGAGCGCCGTCGCATTTCCAGTCAGTTACATGATAGTGTAGGTCAATCTTTATTGGTTCTTAAAAATAATATGAAACAGGATGGAAATCAAAAAGATGTGGCGCTTATGGAGCAAACCATCGATGAGGTGCGCAATATGTCTCATAAAATGCATCCTTATCAATTTGGTGAGTTGGGGCTTATGGCGTCGATAGATCAACTGGTTGCCCAACTCAATGAAAGCTCAAACATATTTTACACATTTGAAGATCAGACTAATGGGACAACGGTAGACCCAGATCGCGGCATCTTGATGTACAGAATGTTGCAGGAATCCTTGCAAAATGTTGAAAAACACAGCCATGCCGCAGCATGTAAGGTTACCGCTACAACAATGGGACAAACTCTATCCATTACGGTTACTGATAATGGGAATGGATTTGATGTTGCTGCAGCCGGTATGAAAACCTTGGGACTGCAAACCCTGGAAGAACGTGCCACGATGATAGGCGCACAATTAACAATAGACAGCGAGTTGAACAAGGGAACCACGGTAACCATCAAAGCCCCTCATCATGTCTGA
- a CDS encoding response regulator, with product MSDSKTTIVLADDHPLILEGLKTYFSSTNYEVVATASDGQTAYNLILQHNPDFAVLDVEMPKLTGIEIAQTIKEKNICVHVVLLTLLKRSTIVDMVGDSIEGYLLKDDAIEELPKCLESIASGHTYTSEKLRSTIFNRSSADYEQLTSSEKKILRLLSQNLSSAQIADRLFLSKRTIEKHRSNIIKKLKLDSRQNALLLWLKDHPEAIE from the coding sequence ATGTCTGATTCTAAAACAACGATTGTACTGGCAGATGATCACCCACTCATTCTGGAAGGGTTAAAAACCTATTTTTCCAGTACAAATTATGAGGTGGTTGCAACGGCAAGCGATGGCCAGACAGCGTACAACTTAATCTTACAGCACAATCCTGATTTTGCGGTGCTCGATGTTGAAATGCCTAAGCTCACCGGAATTGAAATTGCCCAAACCATTAAAGAAAAGAATATTTGTGTACATGTGGTGCTGCTCACCCTACTTAAAAGATCAACAATAGTTGATATGGTAGGAGATAGTATAGAGGGTTATCTGCTCAAAGATGATGCTATAGAGGAGTTGCCCAAATGCTTAGAATCAATCGCATCTGGACATACTTATACAAGTGAAAAGTTGCGATCCACCATTTTCAATCGCAGTAGCGCTGATTATGAACAATTGACCAGCAGTGAAAAAAAGATCCTGAGACTTCTATCCCAAAACTTAAGCAGCGCACAGATTGCTGATAGGCTATTCTTATCCAAAAGAACGATTGAAAAACACCGTAGTAACATCATTAAAAAACTTAAGTTAGATTCCAGACAAAACGCTCTGCTACTCTGGCTCAAGGATCATCCCGAAGCTATTGAGTAG